A genomic stretch from Chloroflexota bacterium includes:
- a CDS encoding EAL domain-containing protein, giving the protein MARRWPVADARRAFQLLWLPVGALLAALGIWTVQQVVLYGMPAFDIDSTGSLLVRAPEVDLFGLAVMAALTAWLIRSRRRAVTALQEANDSLRDQASYIRGIVEMQTEWITRFDPDLTITFVNEAYARHEGTSPDRLIGRSLCELKSPTDIERMREQLSALTPERPSVEVDVQAPMADGTVRWHRWNDLAVFGSDGLVVEYLSVGFDITDQKATEEAVRASEARVRAVVSGAPIMLFAVDRQRVFTMAEGLGLESLGVNSAQIVGLPIHEIVENVDPFFEAVERTLDGEEVVGTVKLARKWFEVRLAPQRDERGEVIGAIGVGTDVSDRVKVEQALRASQEQYRTLAFHDPLTGLPNRMLFGDRLEQALRRAAREQSLLAVLFLDLDNFKVVNDSLGHHIGDDLLVQVARRITGCLRACDTAARFGGDEFAVLVGEIGSQADAEGVADRLAEAMRAPFSIAGRDVVVTASIGVAISAGERADRDALLQAADLAMYRAKVNGRARSELFDPRMAADAGDRLELEMDLREAIARDQLSVVYQPIISLATGRVSSVEALLRWEHPKRGTIGPARFIPIAEETGLIVRIGAWVLAEACREAMTWPQADGAEPLTVCVNVSPRQLRDAGLLEDVGRVLHATGLPAHWLELEVTESAVMKDPDAARARLEALQRIGVSLSIDDFGTGYSSLGQLRHFPFDTLKVDKSFMTGLGEDRQNTAIVGGLVALARNLGLSVVGEGIETPKQLAHLQVLGCDRGQGYLLSRPIPAEALRRLLVERPQLVAPSCQKSQVA; this is encoded by the coding sequence TTGGCTCGACGGTGGCCTGTCGCAGACGCTCGCCGTGCGTTCCAGTTGCTCTGGCTGCCGGTCGGTGCGCTGCTGGCGGCCCTGGGCATCTGGACCGTGCAGCAGGTGGTGTTGTACGGCATGCCAGCGTTTGACATCGATTCGACCGGCTCGCTGCTCGTCCGTGCGCCGGAAGTCGACCTGTTCGGACTGGCCGTCATGGCGGCGCTGACGGCATGGCTGATCCGCTCGCGCAGGCGAGCGGTCACGGCCTTGCAGGAGGCCAATGACTCGCTGCGCGACCAGGCGTCGTACATCCGCGGCATTGTCGAGATGCAGACCGAGTGGATCACGAGGTTCGACCCTGATCTCACCATCACATTCGTGAACGAAGCCTACGCCCGGCACGAAGGCACGTCGCCCGACCGGCTGATCGGGCGGTCCCTCTGCGAGCTGAAGTCGCCGACGGACATCGAGCGCATGCGCGAGCAGCTCAGCGCCCTCACGCCTGAGCGCCCGAGCGTCGAAGTCGACGTGCAGGCGCCGATGGCGGACGGAACCGTTCGCTGGCACCGCTGGAACGACCTCGCCGTCTTCGGGTCGGACGGGCTGGTTGTCGAGTACCTGTCCGTCGGCTTCGACATCACGGATCAGAAGGCGACTGAAGAGGCGGTTCGGGCCAGCGAGGCTCGCGTCCGCGCCGTCGTGTCGGGCGCGCCGATCATGCTCTTCGCCGTGGATCGGCAGCGCGTCTTCACCATGGCCGAGGGACTGGGCCTGGAATCGCTCGGCGTGAACTCGGCGCAGATCGTCGGCCTGCCCATACACGAGATCGTCGAGAACGTGGACCCCTTCTTCGAGGCGGTCGAGCGAACGCTGGACGGCGAGGAGGTCGTGGGCACCGTCAAGCTCGCGCGCAAGTGGTTCGAGGTCCGCCTCGCGCCCCAGCGAGACGAGCGCGGCGAGGTGATCGGCGCGATTGGCGTCGGGACCGACGTGTCGGACCGGGTCAAGGTCGAGCAGGCCTTGCGCGCCAGCCAGGAGCAGTATCGGACGCTGGCGTTCCACGATCCGCTGACAGGACTGCCGAACCGCATGCTCTTCGGGGATCGGCTGGAGCAGGCGCTGCGGCGCGCGGCCCGCGAGCAGAGCTTGCTGGCCGTGCTCTTCCTCGATCTCGACAACTTCAAAGTGGTGAACGACAGCCTGGGCCACCACATCGGCGACGACTTGCTGGTGCAGGTGGCGCGGCGGATCACCGGCTGCCTGCGTGCCTGCGACACGGCCGCCCGCTTCGGCGGCGACGAGTTCGCGGTGCTGGTGGGCGAGATCGGCTCGCAGGCCGACGCGGAGGGCGTGGCCGACCGGCTGGCCGAGGCGATGCGCGCGCCGTTCTCCATCGCGGGCCGCGATGTCGTGGTGACGGCGAGCATCGGGGTGGCGATCAGCGCCGGCGAGCGGGCGGACCGCGATGCCCTGCTCCAGGCGGCCGACCTTGCGATGTACCGCGCCAAGGTGAACGGTCGCGCCCGCTCTGAGCTGTTCGATCCGCGTATGGCGGCGGACGCTGGCGACCGGCTCGAGCTGGAGATGGACTTGCGGGAAGCCATCGCCCGGGATCAACTGTCCGTCGTGTACCAGCCGATCATCTCCCTGGCGACTGGCCGCGTCAGCTCCGTCGAGGCGTTGCTGCGCTGGGAGCATCCGAAGCGCGGGACCATCGGGCCGGCCCGGTTCATCCCCATCGCGGAGGAGACCGGCCTGATCGTGCGGATCGGTGCATGGGTACTGGCCGAGGCCTGCCGTGAGGCGATGACCTGGCCGCAGGCGGATGGAGCTGAGCCGCTGACGGTGTGTGTGAATGTCTCGCCGCGCCAGCTTCGCGACGCCGGCTTGTTGGAAGACGTGGGGCGGGTGTTGCATGCCACCGGGCTTCCCGCCCACTGGCTGGAGCTGGAAGTCACCGAGAGCGCCGTGATGAAAGATCCCGACGCCGCGCGGGCGCGCCTCGAAGCGCTTCAGCGCATCGGCGTGAGCCTGAGCATCGACGACTTCGGCACCGGCTACTCGTCACTGGGGCAGCTTCGCCACTTTCCGTTCGACACGCTCAAGGTGGACAAGTCGTTCATGACTGGCCTGGGCGAAGATCGACAGAACACGGCCATCGTGGGTGGGCTGGTCGCGCTGGCCCGGAACCTCGGCCTGTCGGTCGTCGGGGAGGGCATCGAGACGCCCAAGCAGCTTGCCCACCTCCAGGTGCTCGGGTGCGACCGAGGCCAGGGCTACCTGCTCTCGCGCCCGATCCCGGCCGAGGCGCTGCGCCGGCTGCTGGTCGAACGGCCCCAGCTCGTCGCCCCCTCTTGCCAGAAGAGCCAGGTCGCCTGA
- a CDS encoding GNAT family N-acetyltransferase, translating into MTVERLETVLSQPALTLLVARDERDTVVGTASVVVVMTISGWVARLEDVVVDTATRGQGVGAALTSAALALARDRGVEHLDLTSAPHREAANRLYRRLGFQARTTNVYRHPLV; encoded by the coding sequence ATGACCGTCGAGCGACTGGAGACCGTGCTCTCCCAGCCGGCCCTGACGTTGCTGGTGGCCCGCGACGAGCGCGACACCGTCGTCGGGACGGCCAGCGTGGTCGTCGTGATGACGATCAGCGGCTGGGTGGCGCGGCTCGAAGACGTGGTGGTGGACACGGCGACCCGAGGACAGGGGGTCGGTGCGGCCCTGACCTCAGCCGCGCTGGCCCTGGCGCGAGATCGTGGCGTCGAGCACCTCGACCTGACGTCAGCGCCGCACCGCGAGGCGGCCAATCGCCTCTACCGGCGGCTCGGGTTCCAGGCGCGCACGACGAACGTCTACCGCCACCCGCTCGTGTGA
- the add gene encoding adenosine deaminase, translating into MSLSSYVQAAPKAELHVHLEGAVQPETLLTLAQRNGVQLPANTVEEMRHWIQFRDFDHFIDVFRAACRCMRTAADYELVTVELGANLARQGVLYAEVTFSESVHHMMGVPRREYFDGLARGRARALAEHGIELAWIFNIVRQWKDGNQVVPLADETLAASIEGREIGVVALGLAGAEAGAPPEPFAPWFDKARAAGLHSAPHAGEHDGPSSVWGALRALGAERIGHGVRAIEDPSLVSHLATTGTPLDVCPLSNVRLGVAASLERHPLPTLLKAGVVLTVNSDDPSLFNTSLSDDYAALIEPMGLGVEQIDELILNGFRSTFVPEPRKAAMVAAAQQELAALKAAHLRS; encoded by the coding sequence GTGTCTCTTTCATCGTACGTCCAGGCAGCGCCCAAGGCTGAGCTGCACGTTCACCTGGAGGGGGCTGTCCAGCCCGAGACGCTGCTGACCCTGGCCCAGCGGAACGGCGTTCAGTTGCCGGCCAACACGGTCGAGGAGATGCGGCATTGGATTCAGTTCCGCGACTTCGATCACTTCATCGACGTGTTCAGGGCTGCCTGCCGCTGCATGCGGACTGCCGCCGACTATGAGCTGGTGACCGTCGAGCTGGGCGCGAACCTCGCGCGGCAGGGCGTGCTTTACGCCGAGGTGACCTTTTCGGAGAGCGTCCATCACATGATGGGCGTGCCGCGGCGCGAGTATTTCGACGGGCTGGCCCGTGGCCGCGCGCGTGCGCTGGCCGAGCACGGGATCGAGCTGGCCTGGATCTTCAACATCGTGCGGCAGTGGAAGGACGGCAACCAGGTCGTGCCGCTGGCCGACGAGACGCTGGCGGCCTCCATCGAGGGACGCGAGATCGGCGTGGTGGCGCTCGGGCTGGCGGGCGCCGAGGCGGGAGCCCCGCCGGAGCCGTTCGCGCCCTGGTTCGACAAGGCCCGTGCAGCCGGCCTGCACAGCGCCCCGCACGCCGGCGAGCACGACGGCCCGTCGAGCGTCTGGGGTGCGTTGCGCGCGCTCGGGGCCGAGCGCATCGGGCACGGCGTGCGGGCCATCGAGGATCCGTCGCTGGTGAGCCACCTTGCCACGACCGGGACGCCACTGGACGTCTGCCCGCTGAGCAACGTCCGCCTCGGCGTGGCCGCCAGCCTGGAGCGTCACCCGCTCCCGACGCTGCTGAAGGCTGGCGTGGTACTGACGGTGAACTCCGACGACCCATCCCTGTTCAACACGTCGCTGTCCGACGACTACGCCGCGTTGATCGAGCCGATGGGGCTGGGCGTCGAGCAGATCGACGAGTTGATCCTGAACGGGTTCCGCTCGACGTTCGTGCCCGAGCCGCGTAAGGCTGCGATGGTGGCCGCCGCCCAGCAGGAGTTGGCGGCGCTCAAGGCTGCGCATCTCAGGTCGTAG
- a CDS encoding serine hydrolase translates to MPRLIVRLMLAVLILASLFGGRSLVANVADGSGHVVKSGETLSGIAAQYGVTVEQLVTLNGITDPNRVGEGQTLKLPPAPARSSGAPTAQSQPAQPQPAPQQAAAPQPSPAGGQYLVQAGDTLSGIAKSLGVTMKALLEANELVDPDRLTVGQKLSVPAGAVSAPAGTTAARSNQPGSTAPAANNAPAAPASDEAGATLDRLAQQYGVDPALARALAWVDTDGKPRKLDAPGGLGYLTVTDKTFEYIQAAIVRRALDRGNPSDNVEAGIAYVASMLKWGGDDARGLAGFIQGPGSVKENGVRPGTDEQVRRILALRDRLKSGVPAAAATTAATGRQASAVSTEPRATTSTTTASLAARAIGAARSVAGPSARIGIAGRNLVTGQRIGVAPEQTFPAASVGKLALLVEAYRQTFTGTIVLNDAQKADLRAMIVSSDNDAANRVMEALSTRAVNANLQALGLAGTRLGNPFGLSRATGAPQNVTTPLDMSRLMDMLASEQLVSSAASREMRALLLQSQDGSKIKRGLPLDARLAHKSGWYDGVANDVGIVTHGASSYVLSVFTEGIDDAEVANQTIASVAQTVHAAWGPER, encoded by the coding sequence GTGCCTCGTCTGATCGTTCGACTCATGCTCGCCGTGCTGATCCTGGCGAGCCTCTTCGGTGGGCGCTCGCTGGTGGCGAACGTCGCCGATGGATCAGGGCATGTCGTGAAGTCGGGCGAGACGCTGAGTGGCATCGCGGCTCAGTACGGCGTGACCGTCGAGCAGCTGGTGACGCTCAACGGGATTACGGACCCGAACCGGGTCGGCGAGGGGCAGACCCTCAAGCTGCCGCCGGCTCCGGCTCGCTCCAGCGGTGCGCCGACGGCGCAGTCCCAGCCCGCGCAGCCCCAGCCCGCCCCGCAACAGGCGGCTGCGCCGCAACCGAGTCCAGCCGGCGGCCAGTACCTGGTGCAGGCCGGCGACACGCTGAGCGGCATCGCGAAGTCGCTGGGCGTCACGATGAAGGCGTTGCTCGAAGCGAACGAGCTGGTTGACCCGGATCGACTCACTGTCGGGCAGAAGCTGAGCGTGCCGGCCGGCGCGGTCAGCGCCCCGGCCGGCACGACGGCGGCTCGCTCGAATCAGCCCGGCTCGACGGCCCCTGCGGCGAACAACGCTCCGGCTGCGCCGGCATCCGACGAGGCCGGCGCGACGCTCGACCGGCTGGCGCAGCAGTACGGCGTCGATCCGGCCCTGGCGCGCGCCCTGGCCTGGGTCGACACCGACGGCAAGCCCCGCAAGCTCGACGCTCCCGGCGGCCTGGGCTACCTCACCGTCACCGACAAGACGTTTGAGTACATTCAGGCGGCCATCGTGCGGCGGGCGCTCGACCGTGGCAATCCGTCCGACAACGTCGAGGCCGGCATCGCCTACGTGGCCTCGATGCTCAAGTGGGGCGGCGACGACGCGCGTGGGCTGGCCGGGTTCATTCAGGGGCCGGGCAGCGTCAAGGAGAACGGCGTTCGCCCGGGGACGGACGAGCAGGTCAGGCGCATTCTGGCCCTGCGGGACCGGTTGAAGTCCGGGGTGCCGGCCGCGGCCGCGACCACTGCCGCGACGGGCCGGCAGGCTTCCGCAGTCTCGACTGAGCCGCGCGCCACCACCAGCACCACGACTGCCAGCCTCGCCGCCCGAGCGATTGGCGCAGCTCGCTCGGTGGCTGGCCCGAGCGCCCGCATCGGCATCGCCGGGCGGAACCTGGTGACGGGGCAACGGATCGGGGTGGCCCCCGAGCAGACGTTCCCGGCCGCGAGCGTCGGCAAGCTGGCGTTGCTGGTCGAGGCGTACCGGCAGACCTTCACCGGCACCATCGTCCTGAACGACGCGCAGAAGGCTGACCTCCGCGCGATGATCGTCTCGAGCGACAACGACGCGGCCAACCGTGTGATGGAGGCGTTGAGCACCCGAGCGGTGAACGCCAATCTCCAGGCACTGGGTCTCGCGGGCACCCGCCTTGGCAACCCGTTCGGCCTGTCCCGCGCGACCGGCGCGCCGCAGAACGTCACGACACCGCTCGACATGAGCCGCCTCATGGACATGCTGGCTAGCGAGCAGCTCGTGAGCAGCGCTGCCAGCCGCGAGATGCGGGCGCTGCTGCTCCAGTCGCAGGATGGCTCGAAGATCAAGCGTGGATTGCCGCTCGACGCTCGGCTGGCGCACAAGAGCGGGTGGTACGATGGCGTGGCGAACGATGTCGGCATCGTGACGCACGGAGCGAGCAGCTACGTGCTGAGCGTCTTCACCGAGGGCATCGACGACGCTGAGGTCGCCAACCAGACAATCGCATCTGTGGCGCAGACGGTTCACGCAGCCTGGGGGCCAGAGCGGTAA
- a CDS encoding response regulator: MGPSGQPVRPETRVLVVDADARSLETLAVALLDSGFAVRTAASATEALAEARKRPPSLILSDIAMPGMDGFQLCAAFRGDPGLGNVPVVLLAGGQNDPRLRERGATAGASDYLTKPIDLPRLVQVIRGLSA, encoded by the coding sequence ATGGGGCCGAGCGGGCAGCCAGTCAGGCCAGAAACCCGCGTACTTGTCGTCGATGCTGACGCCAGGAGCCTTGAGACCCTGGCCGTCGCGCTGCTCGACAGCGGGTTCGCCGTGCGGACTGCTGCGAGCGCCACGGAAGCGCTTGCCGAAGCACGGAAGCGCCCGCCTTCGTTGATCCTCAGCGACATCGCCATGCCGGGCATGGACGGCTTCCAGCTCTGCGCCGCCTTCCGTGGGGATCCCGGATTGGGAAACGTACCCGTCGTCCTGCTGGCCGGCGGCCAGAACGATCCGCGCCTGCGCGAGCGCGGTGCGACGGCGGGCGCTTCGGACTACCTGACCAAGCCCATCGACCTTCCACGGCTGGTGCAGGTTATTCGCGGCCTGTCGGCGTAG
- a CDS encoding diguanylate cyclase has protein sequence MNERPANPMRLRATAAMIWFATAAAVFVTTGEVAAHYAGLAALLSAAAAGQFLPSNRLVVAASLGLGTLALVMLWAAGDNPEAGALGALSVAASCLVARWSRATAPPRPMAAEQGRQLVAAPAGSRLPAGVADEQLLERLAVHEMTRARRYEHPLTLLLIEIDGWPAVYGGRERRAVEERLAALATRARRLLRDVDAIGLHGDSQLAVLLPETPLDGALVVAARIEETARQDLDLSVLLGAAVFPDDAVTVESLLHEAGEALELARLEGTGIARRVVLR, from the coding sequence ATGAACGAACGCCCAGCGAATCCGATGCGTCTGCGTGCGACCGCCGCCATGATCTGGTTTGCCACGGCGGCCGCCGTCTTCGTCACGACGGGCGAAGTCGCCGCGCACTACGCCGGATTGGCCGCGCTTCTCTCGGCGGCTGCCGCCGGCCAGTTCTTGCCATCCAATCGCCTCGTGGTCGCCGCCAGCCTCGGGCTGGGGACGCTGGCGCTGGTGATGCTCTGGGCGGCCGGTGACAACCCGGAGGCCGGCGCACTCGGCGCGCTGTCGGTCGCCGCAAGCTGCCTCGTGGCGCGGTGGTCGCGCGCCACGGCTCCGCCCCGCCCGATGGCCGCGGAGCAGGGCCGCCAGCTGGTGGCCGCCCCGGCCGGCTCGCGCCTGCCAGCCGGCGTAGCCGACGAGCAGTTGCTGGAGCGGCTGGCCGTGCATGAGATGACCCGCGCACGCCGCTACGAGCATCCGCTGACGCTGCTGCTGATCGAGATCGACGGCTGGCCCGCCGTCTATGGTGGCCGCGAGCGGCGCGCCGTCGAGGAGCGCCTCGCCGCCCTCGCCACGCGAGCGCGGCGGCTGCTGCGCGATGTCGATGCGATTGGCCTGCATGGCGACTCGCAGCTTGCGGTGCTGCTGCCCGAGACGCCGCTCGACGGCGCGCTGGTCGTCGCGGCCCGCATCGAGGAGACCGCCCGCCAGGATCTCGACCTGTCGGTGCTGCTCGGCGCGGCGGTCTTCCCCGACGACGCCGTCACCGTCGAATCGCTGCTGCACGAGGCCGGCGAGGCCCTGGAGCTGGCACGCCTCGAAGGGACGGGCATCGCCCGGCGGGTGGTGCTGCGCTAA
- a CDS encoding response regulator transcription factor: MAVQRRRILLVDDEPRIRDSVRMNLELEGFDVFEANNGQEALDKVRLAMPDLVVLDVMMPDMDGFEALRELRRFSTVPVIMLTVKADERDVARGLELGADDYVAKPFSQVVLTARIKAVLRRAELPPPAPRQSITVDDRLSIDFERREVIVDGQKVQLRPTEFRLLYHLASNPGAVLSHETLLSRVWGPEYRDASHYLRLYINYLRQKIELDPSNPRYILTERGVGYRFIDYTRDT, from the coding sequence ATGGCAGTCCAGCGACGACGCATTCTCCTGGTAGACGACGAGCCACGCATCCGCGACTCGGTCCGCATGAACCTGGAGCTTGAGGGCTTCGACGTCTTCGAGGCGAACAATGGCCAGGAAGCGCTCGACAAGGTGCGCCTCGCCATGCCAGACCTTGTCGTGCTCGACGTGATGATGCCCGACATGGACGGCTTCGAGGCGCTCCGCGAGCTGCGCCGCTTCTCGACGGTGCCCGTCATCATGCTGACCGTCAAGGCCGACGAGCGCGACGTTGCGCGCGGCCTGGAGCTGGGTGCCGACGACTATGTCGCCAAGCCGTTCAGCCAGGTCGTCCTGACGGCCCGCATCAAGGCTGTTCTGCGGCGCGCCGAGCTGCCGCCGCCGGCACCCCGCCAGTCGATCACCGTCGACGACCGCCTCAGCATCGACTTCGAACGGCGGGAAGTCATCGTCGACGGGCAGAAGGTCCAGCTGCGACCGACCGAGTTTCGCTTGCTCTACCATCTCGCCAGCAACCCGGGCGCAGTCCTCTCCCACGAGACGCTCTTGTCGCGCGTGTGGGGTCCGGAGTATCGTGACGCGAGCCACTATCTGCGTCTATACATCAACTATCTGCGGCAGAAAATCGAGCTGGATCCCTCAAACCCGCGCTACATCCTCACCGAGCGCGGCGTGGGCTATCGCTTCATCGACTACACGCGCGACACCTGA
- a CDS encoding superoxide dismutase family protein has product MRAAIGIAAGALLLVSSTTAFAQSPAATAELKTADGKSVGMATFTQESGGVRLKVQGVGMPPGDHGIHVHAVGKCDAPDFMTAGGHFNPGNKQHGLNNPQGAHAGDMPNLKVNADGTAAFDALLKDASTASGAGSLFGPEGTALVIHAGADDGMTDPSGNSGGRIACGVIMRAAGTAAAAPAAQPSPAAKPAGPAPAASPAPVTKPAAPAQAPAAAKPSVAASPAALPRTGIAGAPIDLAIPAAATGLGAIVAGLAIWRRRR; this is encoded by the coding sequence ATGCGAGCTGCTATTGGCATTGCTGCTGGCGCGCTGTTGCTGGTGAGTTCCACCACGGCGTTTGCCCAGTCGCCGGCCGCGACGGCCGAGCTGAAGACGGCTGACGGCAAGAGCGTGGGCATGGCGACGTTCACCCAGGAGAGCGGCGGCGTTCGCCTCAAGGTGCAGGGCGTCGGCATGCCGCCCGGCGACCACGGCATTCACGTCCACGCGGTCGGCAAGTGCGACGCCCCAGACTTCATGACGGCCGGCGGTCACTTCAACCCGGGCAACAAGCAGCATGGGCTGAACAACCCGCAGGGCGCGCATGCGGGCGACATGCCCAACCTGAAGGTGAACGCCGACGGTACAGCAGCATTTGACGCGCTGCTGAAGGATGCCTCCACCGCATCGGGCGCTGGCTCGCTGTTCGGGCCTGAGGGTACCGCGTTGGTGATCCATGCCGGCGCCGACGACGGTATGACCGATCCGTCGGGCAACAGTGGTGGCCGCATCGCCTGCGGCGTCATCATGCGTGCGGCCGGCACTGCCGCGGCGGCGCCGGCGGCCCAGCCGTCACCGGCCGCGAAGCCGGCCGGCCCCGCTCCGGCCGCGTCACCCGCACCGGTCACCAAGCCGGCGGCGCCGGCCCAGGCTCCTGCCGCTGCAAAGCCGTCCGTCGCGGCGTCCCCGGCCGCGCTGCCGCGCACTGGTATCGCGGGCGCACCCATCGACCTGGCCATCCCGGCCGCTGCCACCGGCCTCGGCGCGATTGTCGCGGGCCTGGCGATCTGGCGGCGACGGCGGTAA
- a CDS encoding zinc ribbon domain-containing protein → MPVYEYRCPACTHLFEKLVPFAQAGREADCPICCARAGKVLSTFAAIGASSGSAGSGPVPVGGGGGGCRGGGCCGGS, encoded by the coding sequence ATGCCGGTGTACGAGTACCGCTGCCCCGCCTGCACCCACCTGTTTGAGAAGCTGGTTCCGTTTGCACAGGCCGGCCGCGAGGCCGACTGCCCGATCTGCTGCGCTCGGGCTGGCAAGGTGCTCTCGACGTTCGCGGCAATCGGCGCAAGCTCCGGGTCGGCGGGCAGCGGCCCCGTGCCCGTCGGTGGCGGTGGTGGTGGCTGCCGCGGCGGCGGCTGTTGCGGGGGAAGCTAG
- the mazG gene encoding nucleoside triphosphate pyrophosphohydrolase: MPVDFGVVAALLSQLPRSERPDGALQIVTADRPFEPNPLAPTLMLNGSPDSGALPAAVIRVYDSRQPVWLLTPDADPLRTTLAEVNGRPCDGLYIPAVQAEAAERSPAGLRRIVERLRVECPWDRKQTHQSLTKYVVEEAYEVVDAIEHHGPNEVAEELGDLLLQVYLQAEIAQQAGTFALDDVVQHLTTKLIRRHPHVFADVQVGGAADVEVNWDALKKAEKAAKGLAERQPSALDGIPRSLPALMMAAELRKRMMKTGFRWHDRASEEAKLDEELAELRAAATPEEAAAELGDVLFVLTGLATWHGTSAEEALRATIAKVDRRFRFVEETARARGQEIADIPLDELLAIWRLAKAREDAGAAPSA, encoded by the coding sequence ATGCCAGTCGATTTTGGCGTGGTCGCGGCGCTGCTGAGCCAGCTTCCCCGGTCTGAACGTCCTGATGGCGCGCTCCAGATCGTGACGGCAGACCGGCCGTTCGAGCCGAACCCGCTCGCGCCGACGCTCATGCTGAACGGCTCGCCCGACAGCGGCGCACTGCCGGCCGCGGTGATCCGGGTCTACGACAGCAGACAACCGGTCTGGCTGCTGACGCCTGACGCCGACCCGCTGCGCACCACACTCGCCGAAGTCAACGGGCGACCCTGCGACGGACTCTACATACCGGCCGTCCAGGCCGAGGCCGCCGAGCGGAGCCCGGCCGGTCTGCGGCGCATCGTGGAGCGGCTGCGAGTCGAGTGCCCGTGGGATCGGAAGCAGACCCATCAGAGCCTCACGAAGTACGTCGTGGAAGAAGCGTACGAGGTCGTGGACGCCATCGAGCATCACGGCCCGAACGAGGTGGCCGAGGAGCTGGGCGACTTGCTGCTGCAGGTGTACTTGCAGGCGGAGATCGCCCAGCAGGCCGGCACGTTCGCCCTCGACGACGTCGTGCAGCACCTGACGACCAAGCTGATCCGCCGGCACCCGCACGTCTTCGCGGATGTGCAGGTCGGCGGCGCGGCCGATGTCGAGGTGAACTGGGACGCGCTGAAGAAGGCCGAGAAGGCGGCGAAGGGCCTGGCTGAGCGGCAGCCCTCGGCGCTGGACGGCATCCCCCGCAGCCTGCCGGCCTTGATGATGGCCGCCGAGCTGCGCAAGCGAATGATGAAGACCGGCTTCCGCTGGCACGACCGCGCCAGCGAGGAAGCGAAGCTCGACGAGGAGCTGGCTGAGCTGCGGGCCGCCGCCACGCCTGAAGAGGCCGCCGCGGAGCTGGGCGACGTGCTGTTCGTGCTGACGGGGCTGGCGACCTGGCACGGCACCAGTGCCGAAGAGGCCCTGCGCGCCACCATCGCGAAGGTCGACCGGCGCTTCCGATTCGTGGAGGAGACGGCCAGGGCACGCGGCCAGGAGATCGCCGACATCCCGCTGGACGAGCTGTTAGCGATCTGGCGGCTGGCCAAAGCGCGGGAAGACGCCGGGGCAGCGCCGTCCGCGTGA
- a CDS encoding A/G-specific adenine glycosylase, whose translation MPALPRPRRGRAARPAPPTPAVEPARLRAVQDALLGWFARVGRDLPWRRTRDPYEILVSEIMLQQTQVDRVIPKYRQFLLAFPTLAALAAAPLAEVIRVWAGLGYNRRAVRLHAIARRAIEQPGGTLPTTPAGLQALDGLGTYTANAVACFAAEAQVGVVDTNVRRVLGRVFADEIGLEPAAGPPLQRFAESVLPPGQAWAWNQALMDLGATICTARNPKHKVCPLALQCTGRALLSESDALARRAAERGPEYVVSRPTAPFEQTTRYFRGRIVDRCRELGHGETVGLDELGALLRPEYDPAQRPWVADLVLGLARDGLVATHERDGETRVSLP comes from the coding sequence ATGCCCGCTCTACCCAGGCCGCGCCGAGGGCGAGCCGCGCGACCCGCGCCGCCGACGCCAGCGGTCGAGCCGGCCCGCCTGCGCGCCGTTCAGGACGCGTTGCTCGGCTGGTTCGCGCGGGTCGGGCGGGATCTGCCCTGGCGGCGCACACGCGATCCGTATGAGATCCTGGTCTCGGAGATCATGCTCCAGCAAACCCAGGTCGACCGGGTCATCCCGAAGTACCGGCAGTTCCTGTTGGCGTTCCCGACACTCGCCGCGCTGGCGGCTGCGCCGCTGGCCGAGGTGATCCGCGTCTGGGCCGGCCTGGGCTACAACCGGCGCGCGGTGCGGCTGCACGCCATCGCGCGGCGAGCCATCGAGCAGCCTGGCGGTACGCTCCCGACAACCCCAGCAGGCTTGCAGGCCCTCGACGGCCTGGGCACGTACACCGCCAATGCCGTCGCCTGCTTCGCCGCCGAGGCGCAGGTCGGGGTGGTGGACACCAACGTGCGACGCGTGCTCGGGCGGGTCTTCGCCGACGAGATCGGGCTGGAACCGGCGGCCGGACCGCCGCTCCAGCGCTTCGCCGAGTCGGTGCTGCCGCCCGGGCAGGCCTGGGCCTGGAATCAGGCGTTGATGGATCTCGGTGCAACCATCTGCACGGCCCGCAACCCAAAGCACAAGGTCTGCCCGCTGGCGCTCCAGTGTACGGGCCGCGCGCTCCTGTCCGAGAGCGACGCGCTGGCCCGTCGTGCCGCCGAGCGCGGCCCGGAGTACGTCGTCTCACGGCCCACGGCGCCATTCGAGCAGACGACCCGCTACTTCCGGGGGCGGATCGTGGATCGCTGCCGCGAGCTCGGGCACGGCGAGACGGTCGGCCTGGACGAGCTCGGCGCGCTACTGCGGCCCGAGTACGATCCAGCGCAGAGGCCGTGGGTCGCGGATCTCGTGCTGGGGCTGGCTCGGGATGGCCTGGTGGCCACCCATGAGCGGGATGGCGAGACGCGCGTCAGCCTCCCGTAG